The region CTGCTTTGCGAATTCACAatctttcttcattttcctctccatgCAGGAAAGACGGTTGAGTGCGTTTACTTTGCTGTCAGGAAATGCGACATCCATATTTCTCCAAAGGTGTCCAATTTCCCAACGGTTACCAATTCTTTTAGCTGTGCTATTCATGATTTCAAGTGCTTTGCGATCTTCTACTGAgctgatgattttttcattcactcCGAAAGCTTCTAACTTGAAACTATCTTTCACCATACGATGGAGTTCATCATCTTCAATATGTCGGCAACAAAGAGTTgcatgattcatttcatttccatcaGTTGAATCAGTGAGTGCTCCATGAATAGTCCAACCTAATTTGGATTTGGACATTATAGGTTGATTCATTTTTGGTTGTATGACCTGACGTGGTATAATTAGTCCGCAATTGTCTTGGCCAATGAGAATTTCTGGAGTTGCATTCTCCACGGCCTCTAGAATTTTCCGGTTCAAATGTGGGAAATTCTGAgacaaaagatctacattgaTTTTCTGGTTTGGTATACTCAAGTTTTTAACAGTcctcaaatttttcagattataGAAGATTTGTTTATTGCTGTCGGCAGAAATATCAACATCAACCATTTTCGATTCATCCTCGAAATGGGTAATGTTATTTGTCCATTGAAAACGGAGTGGAACGATGGGTCCAGAGAGGTTCAATTTCATAGCTAAATTTTCATCCATCATCGAGCATGTGGAGCCTTCATCGAATAAGGCAAATGTCTTGATTTCATTATAAGGCCCACGAAGTATAACTGGTGCTATTCTCAGCAGAGTTTTTTGATCCACATCGTTCAATTTCGCACAAAATTCACTCGAAGCTGCTGTTTTATCTTGTAAAGTTGGATATGAGCTGTTTGGATCTCTTGCCAGATGAAGAAGACTGCTATGCTTTCCTTTACAACCCATTATACCACATCTCGTTCTGAGGAAACATTTATTAGCCATGTGACCCAATTGGAGACATAGAAAACATAATCTCAAATTCATAACTGATTGTCTTCTTTCTGGTATAGTCTTCTCTATGAATTCACCACATTCCTCTATTTTATGATTCGTTCTCTGGCAAAATACACAAACTTTGGAATTTTCTGCCTTTCTCGGCTCggacttttttgaaaaactaactgtttctTTCCTTGACATGTGTTTACTTCTCTGGAATGGATTACTTGTAGAAGCCATAGAATTTACCTCTTCTTCGTACCAATTTGCAAAATCTTCAAGGGATGTTGGTATTCCCTGTAAATCTttctgatatttatattttccccAGTTGTACTTTTGTATGGTGGGaagtttttcaacaatattcacTAACATTTCCGGATTGAACAAATATAGTGAAGaattaacatttctcatcgtgaCCACCATATTAGTAACTgcgtttgagaaaaaaatacaggattCCAAACTGTCTTCTTTTACAGGGCTGATTTTCTTCACTTTTTCCATGAGAGATAGAACAATCCATTCAGGTCTACCAAAATTCATCTCGAGCATATTGATTATCCTTGAAACATTGCTTGGAGATATTAGAAGAGCTTTAACAGTTTCCCTAGCTTTTCCCTTGAGTGCTCTATCAAGACGAATGAGGTTATCCTGGTCTGATAATccttcattccaccttcaatgcatgttgtgaaaacccatattaatgaacggcaaaaaaaaatgacgtcccaaaatggcggaagaatctagaatttcccccccccccaaaagtgggtcctggatccgcgcctgacgtatttgagtacttaagtgtgttggtacgcttactagcttagtatcagttcaacagtggtgaagtacagaacagataattttaaagctaaaaagatgtctttggatcatttatatgagttcagtttcgaaaagttgtacaacgactgtacagaaaggtaatgcttttacatcattgttttctttaattatttttgaaacaatataatcgaatgttatcttcagtttctgaatgttgcatttttataaagaaatttttgttcaatatatgtgtatgaaatgaacgataaccatattgtacctatcaaacagcgaattaatatgtactttttttttcctaggggtataacttttgaggaagactgcagcgtatgtctgagtaggttgactggagaactgtacctaaccgattgcaggcattgttttcacaaagaatgcatcgacaggtggtgctccagttcttccaaatgttgtccgatgtgtaggacaacgttaattttcgaaggtaccttcactatcttcgatacaaattggcagaatgtcaatatacatcgtttcgacaagatggacagtgatgaagaatatgaagaagatgaagaaagtgttgaaagtgaagaggaaaatgaagaagataataaagaagaaaccaacagggaaattcaatttaagagtgatgtttccttcattaaatttc is a window of Harmonia axyridis chromosome 2, icHarAxyr1.1, whole genome shotgun sequence DNA encoding:
- the LOC123673415 gene encoding uncharacterized protein LOC123673415, whose amino-acid sequence is MLEMNFGRPEWIVLSLMEKVKKISPVKEDSLESCIFFSNAVTNMVVTMRNVNSSLYLFNPEMLVNIVEKLPTIQKYNWGKYKYQKDLQGIPTSLEDFANWYEEEVNSMASTSNPFQRSKHMSRKETVSFSKKSEPRKAENSKVCVFCQRTNHKIEECGEFIEKTIPERRQSVMNLRLCFLCLQLGHMANKCFLRTRCGIMGCKGKHSSLLHLARDPNSSYPTLQDKTAASSEFCAKLNDVDQKTLLRIAPVILRGPYNEIKTFALFDEGSTCSMMDENLAMKLNLSGPIVPLRFQWTNNITHFEDESKMVDVDISADSNKQIFYNLKNLRTVKNLSIPNQKINVDLLSQNFPHLNRKILEAVENATPEILIGQDNCGLIIPRQVIQPKMNQPIMSKSKLGWTIHGALTDSTDGNEMNHATLCCRHIEDDELHRMVKDSFKLEAFGVNEKIISSVEDRKALEIMNSTAKRIGNRWEIGHLWRNMDVAFPDSKVNALNRLSCMERKMKKDCEFAKQYREKIQDYINKGYARKLELEEITENPRNWFLPHFAVWNVHKPGKIRLVFDAAARSFGYSLNDFLLQGPDFVPSLVSVLWRFRQGKIAFSGDIREMFHQVLIKKEDRCAQRFLWHDENNLGGIPDVYEMNVMIFGAVSFPSVAQFIKNRNAECFEDKFPGISRAMKRQHYVDDYLDSCSTYEEAIQRVRDVIYVHNQAGFEMVKWISNSKRVLESIPKCLRAESEKNI